From a region of the Arachis ipaensis cultivar K30076 chromosome B09, Araip1.1, whole genome shotgun sequence genome:
- the LOC110266920 gene encoding uncharacterized protein LOC110266920: MTPFKALYGRDPPSLVRYELSHEDEPSLQELLVARDKLLDQLKLNLGRSQQFMKHFADRHRRHLEFQEGDLVLVKLHPYRQHSVALRKHQKLGLRYFGPFKIGRKISEVAYQLELPPEARIHNVFHISTLKKFRGDQESQYLPLPLTTTELGPILEPYRILSQRSILRGDKEILQWQIQWGQGAVTETSWEDVDQFLKLFPAFNLEDKVALDEESNVRRRNEEEHINKKLTTSEENIVTTEGQLALNQHDEGPRRSTRERTKSKRLGGYVE, translated from the coding sequence ATGACTCCATTCAAAGCACTCTATGGTCGAGACCCCCCTTCCCTTGTTAGATATGAACTCTCTCATGAGGATGAGCCATCCTTGCAGGAACTACTAGTAGCTAGAGATAAATTGCTTGATCAGCTTAAACTCAATCTTGGCAGATCGCAACAATTCATGAAGCATTTTGCGGATAGACATCGACGCCACTTAGAATTTCAAGAAGGTGATTTAGTGCTAGTCAAATTGCATCCATATCGCCAACACTCGGTGGCACTGCGGAAGCATCAGAAGCTGGGATTGCGTTATTTTGGCCCTTTTAAAATTGGGAGAAAAATCAGTGAGGTAGCCTATCAGTTGGAATTGCCGCCAGAAGCCCGTATCCATAATGTTTTTCACATATCAACACTCAAGAAGTTTCGTGGTGACCAAGAATCACAGTATCTACCACTGCCGTTAACTACAACGGAACTCGGACCAATCCTGGAGCCTTATCGGATTTTATCCCAACGCTCCATTTTGCGCGGTGACAAGGAAATTTTACAGTGGCAAATTCAGTGGGGACAAGGGGCTGTCACAGAAACGAGTTGGGAGGATGTTGATCAATTCCTCAAGCTCTTTCCTGCATTCAACCTTGAggacaaggttgctcttgatgagGAGAGTAATGTTAGGCGTAGGAATGAGGAAGAGCACATAAATAAAAAGCTTACAACTTCAGAAGAAAATATTGTTACAACAGAAGGACAGCTGGCACTCAATCAGCATGATGAGGGTCCAAGAAGGAGCACTAGAGAGAGAACTAAAAGCAAGAGGCTGGGTGGTTATGTGGAGTAG